From the Methanothermobacter sp. genome, the window CAGAGCAACCTCGATGCCTTTTTCTAGAAAACAGGAACTTTATTTTTTTCATCTGAGATTTTGGTTGTTCTGGACCTCCACTAAGAGTTTATAGGCAGGAATAGTTTTACATATTATTTTGCATCATAATATTATCCACAGAGAAACCAACACTGTTATAATTGATTAACTATAGAGTTTCATTACAGAGAGTAAGGTGGGAAGATGCTGAAGGCGGTTTTTTTTGACATTGATGACACACTCTATGACACATCAGGATTTGCCAGACTTGCAAGAAAGGCTGCCCTGAATGTGATGATAGATGCGGGTTTACCCCTGACACAGGATGAGGCATACAAACTTCTGAGGGAGATAATCGCTGAAAAGGGCTCCAACTATGATAAACATTTCAATGTGCTCACAAAGACGGTTTTTGGTGAGGAAAAACCCCTTCTCATTGCCCTTGGAATGATAACATATCACAACGTCAAGTTCGCGCTTCTCCGGCCATTCCCCAATACAACATCAACGCTTATACACCTAAAGAGCAGGGGATACAGGCTGGGGGTCATATCCAACGGTATAACAATAAAGCAGTGGGAGAAACTGATAAGGCTGGGGATACACCACTTCTTCGATGAGGTCGTCACCTCAGATGAGGTTGGCTTTGAGAAACCAAACATCAGGATCTTTGAGGAGGCCCTCAGAAGGATGGGCTGCAAACCTGAAAGATCCATTATGGTTGGCAACAAGTTCAATGAGGACATACTGGGGGCAACCAACGCGGGAATGTCAGCCATACTCGTCAACTCAGAGCTTACAGATGAAGAGCGGGATCTCATTGAAAAGAGGGGCCTTGATGTTACTGTCATCAATGACATCAGCGAACTTAAGGAGATTCTCTAGTCAGGATCTCCACATTTTTTCTGGGGGGATGAACATGATTTCATTGATAGGGGGATGATTGATGAACTGTGATGACTACTACCACGATGAAAACATGGTTGAACTCTTTGAGGAGCTGAAACAGCCAAAGACACTTGAGGAACTGGGTTTATCCTACTTCTTTGTGAGGGACCTTGTCCTGAAGATCCTTTTGACATATGGAACGGTTAAAACCCAGCGAATAACTGATATTACAGGTATACATCTGGATATACTTGAAGATGTCCTTGGCCAGATGGAGAAGGATGGTTTCTGCGCACAGGTGGGTGGAAGCTTCCTCTTCTCCAGTGTTGAGTATACACTGACAAAGAGGGGGGTTGAGAAGGCCCGCCTGGTAATGGAGGAAAACCCTTATATTGGAATGGCACCTGTACCCTACGAGAGA encodes:
- a CDS encoding TIGR02253 family HAD-type hydrolase — protein: MLKAVFFDIDDTLYDTSGFARLARKAALNVMIDAGLPLTQDEAYKLLREIIAEKGSNYDKHFNVLTKTVFGEEKPLLIALGMITYHNVKFALLRPFPNTTSTLIHLKSRGYRLGVISNGITIKQWEKLIRLGIHHFFDEVVTSDEVGFEKPNIRIFEEALRRMGCKPERSIMVGNKFNEDILGATNAGMSAILVNSELTDEERDLIEKRGLDVTVINDISELKEIL